A genomic window from Lotus japonicus ecotype B-129 chromosome 1, LjGifu_v1.2 includes:
- the LOC130738113 gene encoding uncharacterized protein LOC130738113, translated as MEDDFKPVAQPQRRLNLTMKELVRKEVVKLLKACMIYFISDSSWVSLVQVIPKKGGMTVITNDKNELIPTRIVTCWRMCIDYRKLNKATRNDHFPLSFMDHMLERLSGQAFYFFLDGYSGYNQITVNPDDQEKTTFTCPFGVFAYRKMSFGLCNAPATFQRCMLAIFSDLVETIIGVFMDDFSVFGASFDLCLENLDIVLKRCMETNLVLNWEKCHFMVTEGIVLGHKISSRGIEVDKAKVEVIEKLPPPTNVKALKSFLGHAGFYRRFIKDFFKIAKPLSNLLNKDSSFLFDSACLKPMSNLLNKDSSFLFDSAFLGQRKDKIFQAIHYASKVLNEPQINYATTEEELLAIVFALEKFRSYLIGSKVVIYTDHAAIKYLLTKPDSKPRLIRWIMLLQEFDLEIKDKSGKENLFFRDATQFVWDDLYLFKAEADGIHRRCLASNEAKEILWHFHNSAYGGHYNGQRTTVKVLQSGFYWATLFKDAHFHVQRCDECHRAGSITKTNEMPLQSILEVEVFDCWGMDFMGPFLSSFSNEYILVAVEYVSRWVEAVATPKADGKTVIKFLKKNIFNRFGAPRVIISDGGSHFVNSELAKALEHYGIKHKVASPYHPRINGQAEVSNREIKKILEKTVSTCHLPVELEHKAYSALKFLNFDLNLAREHRKNQLHQLEEMRLQAYESSKLYKEKVKKYNDSKIIKKTFRPGQQVLLFNSRLRLFPGKLKTKWTGMFVVKDVKPYGAVELEDPETKKTWVVNG; from the exons ATGGAAGATGATTTCAAGCCGGTAGCACAGCCTCAAAGAAGATTGAACCTGACTATGAAAGAATTAGTCAGAAAGGAAGTGGTGAAATTACTTAAAGCATGtatgatttattttatttctgacAGTTCTTGGGTGAGTCTTGTGCAGGTTATTCCAAAGAAAGGTGGAATGACTGTGATCACCAATGACAAGAATGAGTTGATTCCAACCAGAATAGTTACATGTTGGAGAATGTGTATAGATTACAGAAAGCTGAACAAGGCCACTAGAAATGACCATTTCCCATTGTCTTTCATGGATCATATGTTGGAGAGATTATCTGGGCAGgcattctatttttttcttgatGGATACTCCGGCTACAATCAGATTACAGTCAATCCAGACGATCAGGAGAAAACAACCTTTACATGTCCCTTTGGTGTTTTTGCTTATAGGAAAATGTCATTTGGATTATGTAATGCTCCAGCAACATTTCAGAGATGCATGCTAGCTATCTTCTCAGATTTGGTGGAGACGATCATTGGAGTTTTCATGGATGACTTCTCTGTATTTGGTGCTTCATTTGATCTGTGTTTGGAAAATTTGGATATCGTACTGAAGCGGTGTATGGAAACCAATCTGGTACTTAATTGGGAGAAATGTCACTTCATGGTGACTGAAGGAATTGTCCTTGGGCACAAAATCTCATCAAGAGGAATTGAAGTGGACAAAGCAAAGGTGGAAGTTATTGAGAAGCTACCACCACCAACAAATGTCAAAGCCCTAAAAAGTTTTCTTGGACATGCTGGATTTTACAGACGCTTCATCAAAGACTTTTTCAAGATTGCCAAACCATTGAGCAATCTCTTGAATAAGgattcttcttttctctttgaTAGTGCATGTTTAAAACCAATGAGCAATCTCTTGAATAAGgattcttcttttctctttgaTAGTGCAT TTTTAGgacaaagaaaagataaaatctTCCAGGCAATTCACTATGCTAGTAAAGTTTTAAATGAACCTCAAATAAATTATGCCACAACTGAAGAAGAATTGTTAGCAATAGTGTTTGCATTGGAAAAATTTAGAAGTTACTTGATAGGCTCAAAAGTTGTCATATATACTGATCATGCGGCTATCAAGTATCTCTTAACAAAACCTGATTCTAAACCAAGACTGATAAGATGGATTATGTTGTTGCAGGAATTTGATTTAGAAATCAAAGACAAGAGCGGAAAGGAAAATCTG TTTTTTAGGGATGCCACTCAATTCGTGTGGGATGACCTTTATCTATTCAAAGCAGAAGCTGATGGGATACACAGAAGGTGTCTAGCCTCAAATGAGGCTAAGGAAATTTTGTGGCATTTCCATAATTCTGCCTATGGAGGGCACTACAATGGGCAGAGGACAACTGTGAAAGTCCTCCAATCTGGTTTCTATTGGGCTACACTCTTCAAAGATGCTCATTTTCATGTACAAAGATGTGATGAATGTCACAGAGCAGGTTCCATTACCAAAACAAATGAAATGCCCTTGCAAAGTATCTTGGAAGTCGAAGTTTTTGATTGTTGGGGTATGGATTTCATGGGACCATTCCTGTCCTCATTCTCTAATGAATATATCTTGGTAGCTGTTGAATATGTTTCTAGATGGGTGGAAGCAGTGGCAACACCAAAAGCTGATGGCAAAACTGTAATCAAATTCTTAAAGAAGAATATTTTCAACCGTTTCGGAGCACCAAGGGTGATTATTAGTGATGGAGGTTCTCACTTTGTCAATTCTGAACTAGCCAAGGCATTGGAGCATTATGGAATCAAGCACAAGGTAGCATCGCCTTACCACCCACGGATCAATGGACAAGCGGAGGTATCTAACAGAGAAATTAAGAAGATCCTGGAGAAAACAGTGTCAA CTTGTCATTTACCAGTTGAATTGGAGCACAAAGCCTATTCGGCTCTTAAATTTCTAAACTTTGATTTGAATCTTGCAAGGGAGCATAGGAAGAATCAATTGCATCAGTTAGAAGAAATGAGGCTTCAAGCCTATGAATCTTCAAAACTGTACAAGGAAAAGGTGAAAAAATACAATGACAGCAAGATCATCAAGAAAACCTTCAGGCCAGGTCAACAAGTACTCTTATTCAATTCCAGGTTGAGGTTATTCCCTGGAAAGCTCAAAACCAAATGGACAGGTATGTTTGTGGTTAAAGATGTAAAGCCTTATGGAGCGGTTGAGTTAGAGGACCCTGAAACTAAAAAGACCTGGGTGGTGAATGGTTAG